The window CGCGGCACTGCAGGCGCGCGGCATCGAGAAGGGTGACCGCGTCGCCGTCATCGACCCGAACACGCACTACCACCTCGAATCGGCGTACGCGACGATTCAACTCGGCGCGATTCACACGCCGCTGAACTACCGACTGACACCGAGCGAACTCGACTACATCGCGAACGACTGCGGCGCGAAAGCCGTCGTCGCCGACTACGAGTACGCCGAGAAGATAGCGGCCATCCGCGACGACATTCCAGCGGAGATATTCATCACCAACGACGCCGAGGCAGTCGAAGGCGACTGGGAAGACTTCGATTCGGTCGTGGCCGACGCCGACCCGAACGCGTACACACGCCCCGAGATGGCCGAAGACGACGTCGCGGCCATCAACTACACCTCGGGGACGACGGGTGACCCGAAGGGCGTGGTGATGACCCACCGGGCCGAGGCCATCCACACCTACCTCTCCGCGGCCCACCAGGAGATACGCGACGACGACGTGTACCTCTGGACGCTCCCGATGTTCCACGCGAACGGGTGGGGCCACATCTTCTCTATCACCGGCATGGGTGCGACACACGTCTGTACCCGCGGCATCGACGCCGGCGACATCTTCGAGACAGTCGTCGACGAGGACGTGTCGTACATGTGCTGCGCGCCGACGGTGATGAACATGCTCATCGACTACTATCGGGACCACGAACCGCAGACGCTCGGCGACACCCCACTTCGCATCGCGTCGGGTGGGGCGGCCCCGCCCGAAGCGACGATGCGGACGCTCGAAGACGAGTTCGGGTGGCACTTCAAACAGATGTACGGACTCACCGAGACGGGGCCACTCATCGTCTCGTCGGACTTCCGTCGGTTCTACGACGAAGACAGCGACTCGCGCTTCGCCGTCAAGAAGAAGACCGGAATCGGGTTCATGGGCTGTGAAGTGCGTGTCGTCGACGAGGACGGCGAGTTCGTCCCCCACGACGGCCAGTCTATCGGCGAAGTCGTCGTCCGCGGGAACATGATTCTCGAAGAGTATTGGAACAAGCCCGAAGAGACGCACGAGGTGTTCAACGACCGGCGCGAGGGCTGGTTCCACACGGGTGACCTCGCGACAGTCGACGAACAGGGGTTCTTGACCATTCAAGACCGCAAGAAGGACATCATCATCTCCGGCGGGGAGAACATCTCCAGCCTCGAACTCGAAGACGTGCTCCACGACCACCCGGCCGTCTCGGAAGTCGCTATCGTCCCGATACCGAGCGAAAAGTGGGGTGAGTCGCCGAAGGCGTACGTCCTCCCCACGAACGGCGATTCACAGGACCCGGGCGTGACCGCCGACGAACTTGAGTCGTTCATGCGCGAATCGCTCGCGGGTTACAAGGTAGTCAAAGAAGTCGAGTTCGTGGAGACGTTGCCGACGACTGCGACCGGCAAAGTCCAGAAGTACGAACTCCGAAAGCGCGAGTGGGACGCAGAAGACCGGATGGTCGGCGAAGGGTAAGCGTCCCACGGCGCGTTTGTGTTGTACCTGCATTCACCGAACTTCACTCGTAGAGACCTGCTTCCTCACCGAACCGGAATTCGATACTCCTCTGCTTCTGCTTTGATGTGGCCCAGCGCCTGTTGCATGAGATACCCGGCAAACGGGCCGATGAGCGTCCAGTAGCGCCGGAAGCGTCGTCTCGCCCCGGGGTCGGTCGTCGCGGTCCGCGCCTCGTACGAGAGAAGTGTTCGGTCGGTACCGTACGGACGAACCGAGAATCCGATAGCGAGTTTCGCGTATCCCGGTCGGTCGAACGTGGTGAACCCGTCGGGGGCGATATCGACCCACTCGATGTCAGGTTTCCAGAACTTGCCGACGGCCCCGAAGACGAATTCGTCGCTCTCACGCTCGCCGAGGACGACGTAGCCAGTCGACTCGAACAGGTCGCCCAGCGTGACTGCCGCCGGCATGCCGTCCCACCGCTCACCCCGCGCGAGTGTTCGAATGCGTTCGGGGAGTGCGCGAAGTTCGTTCAGAACCCGGACGGCAGCGCCCATCTGCATGAAGTCGATGTCCATCACGGCACGGTACGTCGCGTCCGGTGGCGCGTCGACGACGACGTGGCGTATCTGCGTGACGTCGAACGTCGGGAGTGCGTCGTCGATGAGCATCGACTGCTCGAATTCGGTCGTCTCTCGGCGGTTTGTCCTGCCACTCACGATGATTCTACCCGACTGGACTACGTTCGCAGACGACAAATACGAGACTGAACGTCTCGCGACGCCTGAGGGTCACGTTCGACTAGTCGTCGGGTGTGACTCACCCGCGCACCCAGCCTTCAGGTACAAGAGGCTCGGCGTCTAACCCCGTCTGTGTCCACTCCGAGCGACGACGACTTCCAGACGCCACCGCCGACCGCCCCAATCGACGATACGCCGACCGTCTCCTGTTCTCGCTGTGGGAACGAGTGGGACCTCGCGTACGAACTCGACGAGTTACAACTCGGCAACCAGTCTGTCGAGCAGTTCGCCCTCGACCACCATCGACACACCGGCCACTTCCCCGACGACGTGAAACCGTGGGTCGTGAGTTGTCGCCGCTGTCCCGACGGCGAGCAGTTCCTGTCCGAAGGCCCGGCGCGTCGATGGGCGCGAACCCACGCCCGACACACCCGACACGACGTTGCCATCGAACACGCAGACGAACAGCACATCGTCACTGCAGAGTAACGCGCGCTCGCTCTTTCCGCGTGTCAAACGGTTCGTCGCCACGCACCTCGCTCTCACCACCTCAGCACAGCTATATTTGGCGACCCCGAAACGAGCGACCGCTGAACTACTGCCCGACGCCTCTCACGCCGGGGCGTTCGCCGGCGTCGGGTGTGGTTCGGGTCTTCGCGAGGACCGACTGGTCGAGGTCCAGTCGCATCTTCGTGTCCGTACTCTCGGACGCGACAACCTCGAAACCGAGTCCGAGGTAGACGTGAATCGCGCGACGGTTCTCCTTGGCGACGTGGAGAATCAGTGCATCGAGACCCGCAGTGGCGGCGTCGGCGATGACGTGGCGGCAGAGTTCGGTCCCGATGCCGCGGTTGTGGCTGTCCTGGTGGACGAATACGGCGAGTTCGGGTTCGGGTCCTTCTCGTGGCACGTAGGTGATGTGGCCGACGATTCGGTCGCCGTCGACGGCGACGAAGTTGCGCCCGTGGTCGACGAGGCCCGTAAGCCAGTCGGCGATGTAGACGTCACCGACTGGTGGCAGGCCCATCGACCGATGTTCCCGCGCGTAATCGCGGTACATCTCGTTGAGCGCGTCCCAGTCGTGTTCCTCGTACGGACGGATGACGAGGCCCTCACCGAACTTGTCGACGAAGCGCGGACACCGCGGTGGACAGTAGGGCGTTCCAGTGCAGTCACTCGGGTCCCAGAAGGTGCCGTCTCCGTCGCCCTCGCCTGCAGTGACGTCCATACGAGAAGATACGCGGGCGACCCACTTGACACTGTCCGGCCGTTCTCGGGGGTCGGTCATTCTGTCCGTCCTCGCATCGGTCAGTCGTGGAACTTATGCTCACGCTCCGCCGCGATTCGCTCGTGCCTATCGACTCAGACGACTCCCCGTCCGACGCCACGAATGCCGATAGGCGACTCGAAGACGCGTTAGAACGCGTCGCACACGGGGCCGTCGTCTCTGTCCCCTCCATCGTCTTCGAACGCGGGTTACGACTCGCGTTCACGGCCGTCCTGACGAACAGTTTTGCCGCCAGCACGTACGGCCTGTTCGCCTTAGCACGACGACTCCAGCGGTACCTCGCACACGTCACGCTCGGCTTTCGAAACGGCTTGAGCCGATTTCTCCCGACGACCGACGTTGACGCCGACCGGGACGTCATCGCCACGTTCGCCAGTCTCCTGTTGCTCGCTGTCGCGACGCTCTTCGGCGGTGCGCTGTATCTCGCGACACCGGCGATTGCGGATATCGCAGACGAAGGGCCACTGTTCGAACACCTCTTGCGCGTGTTCGCCGTCGGCCTGCCGGCGAGCGTCTGGTTGTTCACCGTCACGGAGATGCTTCGCGCGTTCGAGGAAGTCGGTCCGCTGAACCTGACGCTCCGACTCGGGTTTCCACTCGCCCAACTCGCCGTCGGACTCGCCGGCGCGTTCGTGTTTCGTGACGTGGTCGTCGTCGCCGCTGGCGTCTGGGTCACGATGGGACTCGTCGGCGTCGTCGCACTCTGGTGGTTGGGTCGGTCACGTGGGCTCCGTCCGCGACTTCGAACGCCGAACACCGCACGACTCTGCCGACGGTACGTCGGCTTTTCGACGCCGATGTTCTTCGGCGGTATCGCCATCACCACCCAGCGTCTCGGGTTCTATCCGCTCATCGCCGTCTACCTCTCGGGGACTGCAAGTGGCGTGTTCGCCGTCGGCGTCCTCCTCGGGGAGTTGGTCCGACTTCCACTCCTCGGCATCAATCAGTTCATCCCGCCCGTCGCCGCGGCCCTCTACGAAGAGGGTCACCACACGGCGCTTCGCCGACTGTACCACGTGACGAGTAGACTCGTCCTCGTGGGTGCGACGGGACTCGCAGTTCCAGTCGTCGTCTTCCGCCAGTCTATCATGGCCGTCTTCGGTCCGACGTTCGTGACCTACGCACCGTTGCTTCCGGGATTCATCCTCGCGCAGTACGTCGCGTCCGCCGCCGGTAGCGTCGGTATCCTGCTGATGATGACGGATAATCAGCGCG is drawn from Haloferax litoreum and contains these coding sequences:
- a CDS encoding long-chain-fatty-acid--CoA ligase yields the protein MHRELLATEFLDRARRYYGEMEAVVATTGERFTYDELGERVDRLSAALQARGIEKGDRVAVIDPNTHYHLESAYATIQLGAIHTPLNYRLTPSELDYIANDCGAKAVVADYEYAEKIAAIRDDIPAEIFITNDAEAVEGDWEDFDSVVADADPNAYTRPEMAEDDVAAINYTSGTTGDPKGVVMTHRAEAIHTYLSAAHQEIRDDDVYLWTLPMFHANGWGHIFSITGMGATHVCTRGIDAGDIFETVVDEDVSYMCCAPTVMNMLIDYYRDHEPQTLGDTPLRIASGGAAPPEATMRTLEDEFGWHFKQMYGLTETGPLIVSSDFRRFYDEDSDSRFAVKKKTGIGFMGCEVRVVDEDGEFVPHDGQSIGEVVVRGNMILEEYWNKPEETHEVFNDRREGWFHTGDLATVDEQGFLTIQDRKKDIIISGGENISSLELEDVLHDHPAVSEVAIVPIPSEKWGESPKAYVLPTNGDSQDPGVTADELESFMRESLAGYKVVKEVEFVETLPTTATGKVQKYELRKREWDAEDRMVGEG
- a CDS encoding GNAT family N-acetyltransferase — its product is MDVTAGEGDGDGTFWDPSDCTGTPYCPPRCPRFVDKFGEGLVIRPYEEHDWDALNEMYRDYAREHRSMGLPPVGDVYIADWLTGLVDHGRNFVAVDGDRIVGHITYVPREGPEPELAVFVHQDSHNRGIGTELCRHVIADAATAGLDALILHVAKENRRAIHVYLGLGFEVVASESTDTKMRLDLDQSVLAKTRTTPDAGERPGVRGVGQ
- a CDS encoding lipopolysaccharide biosynthesis protein gives rise to the protein MELMLTLRRDSLVPIDSDDSPSDATNADRRLEDALERVAHGAVVSVPSIVFERGLRLAFTAVLTNSFAASTYGLFALARRLQRYLAHVTLGFRNGLSRFLPTTDVDADRDVIATFASLLLLAVATLFGGALYLATPAIADIADEGPLFEHLLRVFAVGLPASVWLFTVTEMLRAFEEVGPLNLTLRLGFPLAQLAVGLAGAFVFRDVVVVAAGVWVTMGLVGVVALWWLGRSRGLRPRLRTPNTARLCRRYVGFSTPMFFGGIAITTQRLGFYPLIAVYLSGTASGVFAVGVLLGELVRLPLLGINQFIPPVAAALYEEGHHTALRRLYHVTSRLVLVGATGLAVPVVVFRQSIMAVFGPTFVTYAPLLPGFILAQYVASAAGSVGILLMMTDNQRALLVVNTAITVVLALVAIPLTATFGLSGLVASYLLMLTLNNGFEVLVLYYLEGLQPVTRGHAKPLVAAIPLALVALGAKLLLPGYVAVAVGTAAGLVAYAVAIRLLGTAPVERQLVATLVSRYREAVDR